One Gemmatimonadaceae bacterium DNA segment encodes these proteins:
- a CDS encoding TetR/AcrR family transcriptional regulator, translating into MTPAEFPPDAPTDDDTIEGSTHILHEPHTPRWRRLPEERPRQIIDAAFQVFSDQGLEGARLEEIARRAGVSKGTIYLYFASKEELFRAVVEANVISVIEAAEQDAERRSTDTLTADEELRRYMSRQWDHLRAPTYLAMYRLVHAELHHFPDLMRFYGNEVVERSLRLTATIIARGVARREFAAADPLVTARLVASMLLTHALWYSRRTLYDSSMSDDADAVRDGVIEFVLRSLRPAPLAPAPR; encoded by the coding sequence GTGACCCCCGCCGAGTTCCCCCCCGACGCGCCCACGGACGACGACACGATCGAAGGCTCCACACACATCCTCCACGAGCCCCACACCCCACGCTGGCGCCGCCTCCCCGAGGAACGCCCACGACAGATCATCGACGCCGCCTTCCAGGTCTTCTCCGACCAGGGCCTCGAGGGCGCGCGACTCGAGGAAATCGCCCGCCGCGCCGGCGTCTCCAAGGGAACCATCTACCTCTACTTCGCCAGCAAGGAAGAACTCTTCCGCGCCGTCGTCGAGGCGAACGTCATCTCCGTCATCGAGGCCGCCGAGCAGGACGCCGAGCGCCGCTCAACCGACACCCTCACCGCCGACGAAGAACTCCGACGCTACATGTCGCGCCAGTGGGACCACCTGCGCGCCCCCACGTACCTCGCGATGTACCGCCTCGTGCACGCCGAACTCCACCACTTCCCCGACCTCATGCGCTTCTACGGGAATGAGGTCGTCGAACGGTCGTTGCGCCTGACGGCAACGATCATCGCCCGCGGCGTCGCCCGACGCGAGTTCGCCGCCGCCGATCCGCTCGTCACCGCCCGACTCGTCGCCTCCATGCTCCTCACGCACGCCCTCTGGTACTCCCGGCGCACGCTCTACGACTCGAGCATGAGCGACGACGCCGACGCCGTCCGCGACGGCGTGATCGAGTTCGTGTTGCGCTCCCTACGCCCCGCACCGCTCGCCCCGGCGCCAAGGTGA
- a CDS encoding peptidylprolyl isomerase, whose protein sequence is MKTATIVTSKGTLTLELYEKEAPATVANFEKLANSGFYDGSRFHRVIPEFVVQGGDPYSKGGEHAKGPVGTGGPGWRIKCETAGNPHKHELGALSMAHAGKDTGGSQFFIVLNPDNCVHLNGVHTVFGKITAGLDILPSIKQNDEMISARVD, encoded by the coding sequence ATGAAGACTGCAACCATCGTCACCTCGAAGGGGACCTTGACCCTCGAGCTCTACGAGAAGGAAGCCCCCGCCACCGTCGCCAACTTCGAGAAGCTGGCCAACAGCGGCTTCTACGACGGGAGCCGGTTCCATCGCGTCATTCCCGAGTTCGTGGTCCAGGGCGGCGACCCCTATTCCAAGGGCGGGGAGCACGCCAAGGGGCCCGTCGGCACCGGAGGACCTGGCTGGCGCATCAAGTGCGAGACGGCCGGCAACCCGCACAAGCACGAGTTGGGCGCCCTCTCGATGGCGCATGCCGGGAAGGACACCGGCGGCTCGCAGTTCTTCATCGTGCTCAACCCGGACAACTGCGTCCATCTCAATGGCGTGCACACCGTCTTCGGCAAGATCACGGCTGGTCTCGACATCCTGCCGAGCATCAAGCAGAATGATGAGATGATCTCGGCACGCGTCGACTAA
- the nth gene encoding endonuclease III, whose amino-acid sequence MPVSRTAPAAKGKAKGKAKGEAKGKAKGRAKGEAKRRRTRKATPPRNATPAAAAGIYRELAALYPDAHCELNFQSPYQLLAATILSAQCTDKRVNMVTPELFRRFPSPSALAAAEPAEVEAIIRTTGFFRAKSKSLIGMARAITEQHGGEVPSTMEALVVLPGVGRKTANVILGNAFGIDAGVVVDTHVLRLAHRIGLTSETDPIKVEQDLMRLFPRDQWTMLSHLLIWHGRRTCDARKPRCGACALAGKCPSAVIPAGTTVTLQQAAR is encoded by the coding sequence ATGCCAGTTAGTCGAACGGCTCCGGCGGCGAAGGGAAAGGCGAAGGGAAAGGCGAAGGGAGAGGCGAAGGGGAAGGCGAAGGGGAGGGCGAAGGGAGAGGCGAAGCGTCGGCGTACGAGGAAAGCGACGCCCCCGAGGAACGCCACACCGGCCGCCGCCGCGGGGATCTATCGGGAACTGGCCGCGCTCTACCCCGACGCGCACTGCGAACTCAACTTCCAGTCGCCGTACCAACTCCTGGCCGCCACGATCCTCAGTGCGCAGTGCACCGACAAGCGCGTGAACATGGTGACGCCCGAGCTGTTCCGCCGCTTCCCGTCGCCGAGTGCGCTCGCGGCCGCCGAGCCCGCGGAGGTCGAGGCCATCATCCGGACGACGGGCTTCTTCCGCGCCAAGTCGAAATCGCTCATCGGCATGGCACGCGCGATCACCGAGCAGCACGGCGGCGAGGTGCCGTCGACCATGGAAGCGCTCGTCGTGCTTCCCGGCGTTGGGCGCAAGACGGCGAACGTCATCCTCGGCAACGCCTTCGGCATCGATGCCGGCGTGGTCGTGGATACCCACGTGCTGCGCCTGGCCCACAGGATCGGCCTAACGAGCGAGACCGACCCCATCAAGGTCGAGCAGGACCTGATGCGCCTCTTCCCCCGCGACCAGTGGACCATGCTCTCCCACCTCCTCATCTGGCATGGCCGGCGCACCTGCGATGCCCGGAAGCCGCGCTGCGGGGCGTGCGCCCTCGCCGGGAAGTGTCCGTCCGCCGTGATTCCCGCAGGAACAACTGTTACTTTGCAGCAGGCCGCGCGCTGA
- the polX gene encoding DNA polymerase/3'-5' exonuclease PolX: MLSPRDAAHILAEIATLLELRGESRAKSRSFESASRALHALAIDDLTPLLSASGERAEGALPWLDQTVVDVLRDAAAQGDSQYLEQLRENTPEGLLEMQRVPGLGTAKIHRLHEGLGIESLHGLEQAARDGRLASLPGFGQRTADKVLRGIANLRGSGARLLYPHAAHDAERLLATLRAHPDVVRAEVAGSLRRHLETVGDIDIVAAVRGAPSLVASAIAHGRGVRQVLGGGGPMVTIRYDDGTSLDLRCVSEARFPLALWWATGSATHAAHVVRAAAARGITIGSDEVRDADGRPIRIDDEAAIYVAAGLPYIAPELREGLGEVSHAEAIPTLVQLADIQGVLHCHSHHSDGAGTIAELAQAAFARGWRYLGVSDHSQSASYAGGLSREAILRQHEEIDGVNASMSDFRVLKGIEADILPCGRVDYDDALLDRFDYVIASVHSRFGMNETQMTDRVLKAMDDPHVTIVGHPTGRLLLTREPYAINVSAMIEKAATSGVAVELNADPHRLDLDWRYLREAHERGARIEIGPDAHSIAGLDHVALGVGIARKGWLSRHDVLNAGDVDEVLAFAAARRSARLPARAAAPATAPRSLSAQAADAS, translated from the coding sequence ATGCTCTCACCGCGCGACGCCGCACACATCCTCGCCGAGATTGCCACCCTGCTGGAACTGAGGGGCGAGTCGCGCGCCAAGTCACGCAGCTTCGAGTCGGCATCTCGCGCACTGCACGCGCTGGCGATCGACGATCTCACGCCGCTCCTTTCCGCGAGCGGGGAACGGGCGGAGGGAGCGCTCCCCTGGCTCGACCAAACGGTCGTCGACGTCCTGCGCGACGCCGCCGCGCAAGGCGACTCGCAGTACCTCGAGCAGCTGCGCGAGAACACCCCCGAGGGGCTGCTGGAGATGCAACGCGTCCCTGGACTGGGGACGGCGAAGATCCACCGCCTGCACGAAGGACTCGGCATCGAGTCGCTGCACGGACTGGAACAGGCCGCCCGCGACGGACGGCTGGCGTCGCTGCCGGGCTTTGGACAGCGCACCGCCGACAAGGTGTTGCGCGGCATCGCGAACCTGCGAGGAAGCGGTGCGCGCCTCCTGTATCCGCACGCCGCACACGACGCCGAACGCCTCCTCGCCACGCTGCGCGCGCATCCCGACGTCGTGCGCGCCGAGGTGGCCGGGTCGCTGCGGCGTCACCTCGAGACCGTCGGTGACATCGACATCGTCGCCGCGGTTCGCGGCGCGCCGTCGCTCGTGGCGTCGGCCATCGCGCACGGACGCGGCGTGCGCCAGGTGCTGGGCGGCGGGGGGCCGATGGTCACGATTCGCTATGACGACGGCACCAGCCTCGACCTGCGATGCGTGAGTGAGGCGCGCTTTCCGCTCGCGCTCTGGTGGGCCACCGGAAGCGCGACGCACGCCGCCCACGTGGTTCGCGCCGCTGCGGCGCGCGGGATCACGATCGGTAGCGACGAGGTGCGCGACGCCGACGGTCGCCCCATCCGCATCGATGACGAAGCCGCGATCTACGTCGCCGCCGGACTTCCATACATCGCCCCCGAGTTGCGCGAGGGGCTGGGCGAGGTGTCGCACGCCGAGGCCATCCCGACGCTCGTGCAGCTGGCGGACATTCAGGGTGTGCTGCACTGCCACTCCCACCACTCCGATGGCGCGGGGACCATCGCCGAACTCGCCCAGGCGGCCTTTGCGCGCGGCTGGCGCTACCTCGGGGTCAGCGACCACTCGCAGTCGGCATCATACGCCGGCGGACTGTCGCGCGAAGCGATCCTGCGGCAGCACGAGGAGATCGACGGCGTGAATGCCTCCATGTCCGATTTCCGCGTGCTCAAGGGGATCGAGGCCGATATCCTCCCCTGCGGGCGCGTCGACTACGACGACGCGCTCCTCGATCGATTCGACTACGTGATCGCCTCGGTGCACTCACGCTTCGGGATGAACGAGACGCAGATGACAGACCGCGTCCTCAAGGCGATGGACGACCCCCACGTGACCATCGTCGGTCACCCGACCGGCCGCCTCCTCCTCACGCGCGAGCCGTACGCGATCAATGTGTCGGCGATGATCGAGAAGGCGGCCACATCGGGCGTCGCCGTCGAGCTCAACGCAGACCCGCACCGTCTCGACCTCGACTGGCGCTACCTGCGCGAGGCGCACGAGCGCGGGGCGCGAATCGAGATCGGGCCGGACGCGCACTCGATCGCCGGACTGGATCACGTCGCCCTCGGCGTCGGCATCGCGCGCAAGGGATGGCTGTCGCGCCACGACGTCCTGAACGCCGGCGACGTGGACGAGGTCCTCGCCTTCGCCGCGGCTCGGCGCAGCGCGCGCCTTCCCGCTCGCGCCGCCGCGCCTGCCACCGCACCGCGATCCCTTTCCGCCCAAGCTGCAGATGCCAGTTAG